One Nocardioidaceae bacterium SCSIO 66511 genomic window carries:
- a CDS encoding ABC transporter permease — MTLDLTPRPGAAPLPRMVLAQARMESRLLLRNGEQILLALVIPLLVLIAGTESGDVVDLGSGSRIDILAPGVLALAIMSTSFTSLAIATGFERRYEVLKLLGSTPLPRAGLLAGKTIAVLVVEALQLVVLAATALLLGWNPSGGAASVAMLVPVVLLGTAAFGALGLLVAGVLRAEATLAAANLIYVLLLLGGAIVVPLQRYPESAQPFLELLPSAALSESIRSATAGDVPGIAPIVVLFAWTVLAGFTVAKTFRWE, encoded by the coding sequence GTGACGCTCGATCTGACGCCGCGCCCGGGGGCCGCACCGCTACCACGGATGGTCCTTGCCCAGGCACGCATGGAGAGTCGCCTGCTGCTGCGCAACGGCGAGCAGATCCTGCTCGCATTGGTGATCCCGTTGCTAGTGCTCATCGCCGGCACGGAGTCCGGCGACGTGGTCGATCTCGGCTCGGGATCGCGAATCGACATCCTTGCGCCGGGCGTGCTCGCCCTGGCGATCATGTCGACGTCGTTCACCTCGCTCGCCATCGCCACCGGTTTCGAGCGCCGGTACGAAGTGCTCAAGCTGCTCGGGTCGACTCCCCTACCGCGAGCCGGCCTGCTGGCCGGCAAAACCATCGCGGTACTGGTGGTCGAGGCGCTGCAGCTGGTCGTGCTGGCTGCTACCGCGCTGCTGCTCGGGTGGAACCCGTCCGGCGGGGCAGCATCGGTCGCCATGCTGGTCCCGGTCGTGTTGCTCGGTACGGCTGCATTCGGCGCATTGGGACTCCTGGTCGCAGGCGTGTTACGCGCAGAGGCGACGCTCGCCGCGGCGAACCTGATCTACGTGCTGCTGCTACTCGGTGGGGCCATCGTCGTACCGCTGCAGCGCTACCCCGAATCGGCCCAGCCGTTCCTCGAGCTGCTGCCATCGGCGGCACTGTCCGAGAGCATCCGATCGGCGACCGCGGGCGACGTACCCGGCATCGCTCCGATCGTCGTACTGTTCGCCTGGACGGTGCTCGCCGGATTCACCGTCGCCAAGACATTCAGGTGGGAGTGA
- a CDS encoding COX15/CtaA family protein → MRRLIDAFVTPSDGFVRGLAIANLVANIGIVVTGGAVRLTGSGLGCPTWPKCTEDSLTPHSELGIYGVIEFGNRLLTYVLVAVAIATWLAILRWRPRRRSALVLATMIALGIPFQGVIGGITVLTDLNPWVVALHMMLSMTLIAGATVLLVWVRRPYGSSGERVVPGAARQLVVLTYVALWVALYIGTIVTGSGPHAGDLDARRNGLDPADMSQLHADAVLVLLGLSVGCVFVFRALHLPARPTVVFLAVGLAQGLIGFVQYFTDLPIVLVAAHMLGASALVAVGTWLMCAAYGRAADTITPVTAPSSKTAEPRP, encoded by the coding sequence ATGCGGCGGCTGATCGACGCTTTCGTCACTCCGTCCGATGGATTCGTACGCGGGTTGGCGATCGCCAACCTGGTCGCGAACATCGGCATCGTCGTCACGGGCGGAGCTGTACGGCTGACCGGCTCCGGCCTCGGCTGCCCGACCTGGCCCAAGTGCACCGAGGACTCCCTCACTCCGCATTCGGAGCTGGGCATCTACGGCGTCATCGAGTTCGGCAACCGTCTGCTGACGTACGTACTGGTGGCCGTCGCGATCGCCACCTGGCTGGCGATCCTGCGCTGGCGGCCGCGGCGGCGTAGCGCGCTCGTGCTCGCGACGATGATCGCGTTGGGCATCCCGTTCCAGGGAGTGATCGGCGGCATCACGGTTCTCACCGACCTCAACCCGTGGGTCGTCGCGCTGCACATGATGCTGTCGATGACGCTCATCGCCGGTGCAACGGTCCTTCTGGTCTGGGTCCGTCGACCGTACGGCAGCAGCGGTGAGCGCGTCGTACCCGGTGCGGCCCGCCAGCTCGTCGTACTCACCTATGTCGCGCTCTGGGTTGCCTTGTACATCGGCACGATCGTCACCGGGAGCGGCCCGCATGCCGGCGACCTGGACGCGCGGCGCAACGGCCTCGATCCGGCCGATATGAGCCAGCTGCACGCCGATGCCGTACTCGTCCTCCTCGGTCTGTCCGTCGGCTGCGTGTTCGTTTTCCGCGCGTTGCACCTCCCGGCGCGCCCCACCGTCGTGTTCCTCGCCGTCGGACTCGCACAGGGTTTGATCGGCTTCGTCCAGTACTTCACCGACCTGCCGATCGTACTGGTCGCCGCTCATATGCTCGGCGCATCGGCCCTCGTTGCCGTTGGTACGTGGCTGATGTGCGCGGCGTACGGTCGTGCCGCCGACACGATCACGCCCGTCACCGCACCAAGCTCGAAGACCGCCGAACCTCGGCCATGA